In Selenomonas dianae, a genomic segment contains:
- the nspC gene encoding carboxynorspermidine decarboxylase: MATYAEWRAEWNAVPTPSYLVYEELLEKNLKILAEVAKDTGAKVLLAQKCFSMYHYYPLIGRYLAGTTASGIYEARLSQEEMGRENHVFKPAYEEDEIKQLASICDHIVFNSFAQWARFGAAARAAGASCGIRINPERSTQKHAIYDPCAPNSRLGVKIADFRADLLDGLDGLHFHTLCEQGADALAATLEAVEAKFGTYLHGMKWLNFGGGHHITREGYDIPLLKRLIRHVQETYNVAVYLEPGEAVALNAGFLVAKVLDVQADGNVILNTSAACHMPDVIEMPYRPPVIGAGEPGEKAHTYTLAGPTCLAGDTIGTYSFDAPLAVGDRVVFGDMAIYTMVKNNTFNGMPLPHIVAVAPNGTWETVRTFGYDDFKMRL; the protein is encoded by the coding sequence ATGGCGACATATGCAGAGTGGCGTGCGGAGTGGAACGCAGTTCCGACGCCCTCCTATCTCGTATACGAAGAACTCTTGGAGAAGAATCTCAAAATCCTCGCCGAGGTCGCAAAGGATACGGGCGCAAAGGTGCTGCTCGCCCAGAAATGCTTTTCCATGTATCACTACTATCCGCTGATCGGGCGTTATCTCGCGGGTACGACGGCGAGCGGCATCTATGAGGCACGGCTGTCGCAGGAGGAGATGGGCAGAGAGAACCACGTCTTTAAGCCCGCCTATGAGGAGGACGAGATCAAACAGCTTGCTTCGATCTGCGACCACATTGTCTTTAACTCCTTTGCCCAGTGGGCGCGGTTCGGTGCGGCAGCGCGTGCAGCGGGCGCATCCTGCGGCATCCGCATCAACCCCGAGCGCTCGACGCAGAAGCACGCCATCTATGACCCCTGTGCGCCGAACTCGCGGCTCGGCGTGAAGATTGCGGACTTTCGTGCCGATCTGCTCGATGGTCTGGACGGGCTGCATTTCCATACGCTCTGTGAGCAGGGGGCGGACGCACTTGCGGCGACGCTCGAAGCAGTGGAAGCGAAGTTCGGCACGTATCTCCATGGGATGAAGTGGCTGAACTTCGGCGGCGGGCATCACATTACGCGCGAGGGATACGACATCCCGCTGCTCAAGCGGCTCATTCGCCACGTACAGGAGACGTACAACGTCGCGGTCTATCTCGAACCGGGCGAGGCGGTCGCGCTCAATGCGGGCTTCCTCGTCGCCAAGGTGCTCGATGTGCAGGCGGACGGGAATGTCATCCTGAACACATCTGCCGCGTGCCACATGCCCGACGTGATCGAGATGCCCTATCGTCCGCCCGTCATCGGCGCGGGCGAGCCGGGGGAAAAAGCGCATACATATACGCTTGCGGGACCGACCTGCCTCGCGGGCGACACCATCGGCACATATTCGTTTGATGCTCCGCTTGCCGTGGGGGATCGCGTCGTCTTTGGCGATATGGCGATCTACACGATGGTGAAGAACAACACGTTCAACGGGATGCCGCTGCCGCATATCGTTGCTGTTGCTCCAAACGGCACATGGGAAACGGTGCGCACATTCGGCTATGATGATTTTAAGATGAGGCTTTGA
- a CDS encoding saccharopine dehydrogenase family protein — protein sequence MGKAMIIGAGGVASVAVHKCCQNPEVFEEILIASRTKSKCDALKKKLDGGKTKIRTAAVDADDVPALTALIRDFRPDVVLNLALPYQDLHIMDACLAAGVHYVDTANYEPEDTAKFEYSWQWAYADRFREAGLTALLGSGFDPGVTGVFSAYAMKHEFDEINYIDILDCNGGDHGYPFATNFNPEINIREVSAKGSYWENGAWVETEPMEIKRVYDFAEVGQKDMYLLHHEELESLAKNIKGIKRIRFFMTFGESYLTHLRCLENVGMTSIEPIDFEGHKIIPLQFLKAVLPDPASLGPRTKGKTNIGCIFRGKKDGKDKNYYLYNVCDHEKCYAEVGSQAVAYTTGVPAMIGAMMVMTGKWRRPGVFNVEEFDPDPFMEALNVWGLPWQESHSPVLVD from the coding sequence ATGGGAAAAGCGATGATTATTGGTGCGGGCGGCGTAGCGAGTGTCGCCGTGCATAAATGTTGTCAGAATCCGGAGGTGTTTGAGGAGATTCTCATTGCCTCGCGTACCAAGTCGAAATGTGACGCGCTGAAGAAAAAATTGGACGGTGGCAAGACAAAGATTCGGACTGCCGCTGTGGATGCGGACGATGTACCGGCACTGACGGCTCTCATCCGCGATTTTCGACCTGATGTGGTGCTGAACCTCGCACTCCCGTATCAGGATCTGCACATCATGGATGCGTGCCTTGCGGCGGGCGTACACTATGTGGACACGGCGAACTATGAGCCGGAGGACACGGCGAAGTTCGAGTACAGCTGGCAGTGGGCATACGCCGACCGCTTTCGCGAGGCGGGACTGACGGCGCTGCTCGGCTCGGGATTTGACCCCGGCGTGACGGGGGTGTTCAGTGCGTATGCGATGAAGCACGAGTTTGATGAGATCAACTACATCGACATCCTCGACTGCAACGGCGGCGACCACGGCTATCCGTTTGCGACGAATTTCAATCCCGAGATCAATATCCGCGAGGTCTCGGCGAAGGGGAGCTACTGGGAAAACGGCGCGTGGGTCGAGACCGAGCCGATGGAGATTAAGCGCGTCTATGACTTTGCCGAGGTTGGGCAGAAGGATATGTACCTCCTGCACCACGAGGAACTCGAATCCCTCGCGAAAAATATCAAGGGGATCAAGCGCATCCGCTTCTTTATGACGTTCGGCGAAAGCTATCTCACGCACCTGCGCTGTCTTGAGAACGTGGGTATGACCTCCATCGAGCCGATCGACTTTGAGGGGCATAAGATCATTCCTTTGCAGTTCCTCAAGGCGGTGCTGCCCGACCCCGCGAGCCTCGGTCCGCGCACGAAGGGCAAGACGAACATCGGCTGCATCTTCCGTGGGAAGAAGGACGGCAAGGACAAGAACTACTATCTCTATAACGTCTGTGACCACGAGAAGTGCTATGCCGAGGTCGGTTCGCAGGCGGTCGCCTATACGACGGGCGTACCTGCGATGATCGGCGCGATGATGGTGATGACGGGCAAGTGGCGCCGTCCCGGTGTGTTTAACGTCGAGGAGTTCGATCCCGATCCGTTCATGGAGGCGCTGAATGTGTGGGGGCTGCCGTGGCAGGAGAGCCACAGCCCCGTATTGGTGGACTGA
- a CDS encoding FAD-dependent oxidoreductase, whose translation MAVHVINESRRCLQCKKPLCRIKGCPVQTNVPEMIRLFLDGKINEAGAMLYDNNPMSVFCSLVCDHDAQCEGNCIQGRRGAPIQISSIEHYISDTYLDKLVLERKSYNGHNVAVIGAGPAGIVVAVKLAQEGYGVTIFERMQRIGGMLRYGIPDFRLPPSTLDRYEEKLYTLGIHIRPNTTIGGALTVDDLFRDGYETIFMGTGAWRAKSLGIHGETLGNCHFAVNYLQNPDVYHLGDRVAVIGSGNSAMDVARTAIRKGSRYVTIYARRNGISASDRELEYALMDGCEIQYAKGIHSVTPEGPMLYDRVFDENQKLISEGEPYLIPADSTVIAASQAAKDKIVRTTTGIELNEKGLVIVDENGMTGRAGVFSAGDVVQGPWTVVHAVRDAKHVAEAMIRYMEENSATS comes from the coding sequence ATGGCTGTTCACGTCATCAACGAATCCCGTCGCTGCCTCCAGTGCAAGAAGCCGCTCTGCCGCATCAAGGGCTGTCCTGTACAGACCAACGTGCCGGAGATGATCCGCCTCTTTCTTGACGGCAAAATCAACGAGGCAGGTGCGATGCTCTACGACAACAACCCGATGAGTGTCTTTTGCTCGCTCGTCTGCGACCACGATGCGCAGTGCGAGGGCAACTGCATTCAGGGACGGCGCGGTGCACCGATCCAGATCTCAAGCATCGAGCACTACATTTCGGACACCTATCTCGACAAGCTCGTGCTTGAGCGAAAGTCCTACAACGGACACAACGTCGCCGTGATCGGCGCGGGCCCTGCGGGCATTGTCGTCGCGGTGAAGCTCGCACAGGAGGGCTACGGGGTAACGATCTTCGAACGGATGCAGCGCATCGGCGGAATGCTGCGCTACGGCATCCCCGACTTTCGTCTGCCGCCCTCGACCCTCGACCGTTACGAGGAAAAACTCTACACGCTCGGCATCCACATCCGCCCAAACACGACGATCGGCGGCGCACTCACGGTGGACGATCTCTTTCGCGACGGCTACGAAACCATCTTCATGGGGACGGGCGCGTGGCGTGCGAAGAGCCTCGGCATCCACGGCGAGACACTCGGCAACTGCCACTTTGCCGTCAACTATCTCCAGAACCCCGATGTCTACCACCTCGGCGATCGCGTCGCCGTCATCGGCTCGGGCAACTCTGCAATGGATGTTGCACGCACAGCAATCCGCAAGGGCAGCCGCTACGTGACGATCTACGCACGCCGCAACGGCATCTCTGCGAGTGACCGCGAGCTTGAGTATGCACTGATGGACGGCTGCGAGATCCAGTATGCCAAGGGCATTCACTCCGTCACGCCCGAGGGACCGATGCTGTATGACCGCGTTTTTGACGAGAACCAAAAGCTCATCAGCGAGGGCGAGCCCTACCTCATCCCCGCCGACAGCACGGTGATTGCGGCAAGTCAGGCGGCAAAGGACAAGATCGTCCGCACGACGACGGGCATCGAGCTCAACGAAAAGGGTCTCGTCATCGTCGATGAGAACGGCATGACAGGACGCGCCGGTGTATTCTCCGCCGGCGATGTCGTGCAGGGGCCGTGGACCGTCGTGCACGCAGTTCGGGATGCAAAGCACGTCGCTGAGGCGATGATCCGCTATATGGAAGAAAACAGCGCGACATCCTGA
- a CDS encoding anthranilate synthase component I family protein, producing the protein MKLSLTKEDFITAAQTANLVTVSTELTMDLDTPVSIYYKLVGDKNGYIMESVDTTQQQFGRYSFIGGDPFVHIQVFADKLLVNENGQRKSIAGTPHETMRQYAARFTPTRTNTEALPLVHGGLAGYFTYETAATFDRVRGVTLGADHLLGQFMLCRYLVVYDALRNSAQLHYLADIHPGEDAGVLYDTAAERLAAMRKRLSAPFSVPAAQPSKRTAPVDFMAQYKEPPADFLATIERIKEHIYAGDIFQAVPSLRFREKITRPAFLFYRRLRQVNPSPYMFYYNFGEVKLVGASPEMLIKLSGSTVCTYPIAGTRKRGKNDEEDALLAAELRADEKECAEHAMLVDLARNDLGRISVPGTVRVPKLMEVERFSHVSHMVSSVVGEIAPGCTPMDVLRATFPAGTVSGAPKLRAMEIIHEEEHEDRGFYAGTVGYMDFRGNMDMCITLHTMCIENDDTAIIHAGAGIVKDSVPEKEYIEILQKAKALFEVVEEVENNAAFA; encoded by the coding sequence ATGAAGCTGAGTCTGACCAAAGAAGATTTTATCACAGCGGCGCAGACGGCAAACCTCGTTACCGTTTCCACCGAGCTGACGATGGATCTCGATACCCCCGTTTCTATCTACTACAAGCTGGTCGGGGATAAAAACGGCTACATCATGGAGTCCGTTGACACAACACAGCAGCAGTTCGGACGTTACTCCTTCATCGGCGGCGACCCGTTCGTACACATTCAGGTCTTTGCGGACAAGCTGCTCGTGAACGAAAACGGTCAGAGGAAGAGCATCGCGGGTACGCCGCATGAAACGATGAGGCAATATGCCGCACGCTTTACCCCCACGCGCACGAATACGGAGGCACTTCCCCTTGTCCACGGCGGACTTGCGGGATACTTCACCTATGAAACGGCGGCGACGTTCGACCGCGTGCGCGGCGTGACCCTCGGTGCAGATCATCTGCTCGGACAGTTCATGCTCTGCCGCTATCTTGTCGTCTACGATGCCCTGCGGAACAGTGCACAGCTCCACTACCTCGCAGACATCCATCCGGGTGAGGATGCAGGCGTGCTCTATGACACCGCTGCCGAGCGTCTTGCAGCGATGCGAAAGCGCCTTTCCGCACCGTTTTCCGTCCCCGCTGCCCAGCCGTCCAAACGCACAGCACCCGTTGACTTTATGGCGCAGTACAAAGAACCGCCTGCCGATTTCCTCGCGACCATCGAGCGCATCAAGGAACACATCTATGCGGGCGACATCTTCCAAGCGGTGCCCTCACTCCGCTTCCGCGAGAAGATCACGCGCCCCGCATTTCTCTTCTATCGGCGGCTGCGGCAGGTCAACCCCTCGCCCTATATGTTTTACTACAACTTCGGCGAGGTAAAGCTCGTCGGCGCATCGCCCGAAATGCTCATCAAGCTATCGGGCAGCACCGTCTGCACCTACCCCATTGCGGGTACGAGAAAACGCGGCAAAAACGACGAGGAGGACGCACTCCTCGCCGCCGAACTGCGTGCCGACGAAAAGGAGTGCGCCGAACACGCCATGCTTGTGGATCTCGCACGCAACGACCTCGGCCGCATCAGCGTCCCCGGCACGGTGCGCGTACCGAAGCTGATGGAGGTCGAACGATTCTCCCACGTTTCGCATATGGTGAGCAGCGTCGTCGGTGAGATTGCCCCCGGCTGCACGCCGATGGATGTGCTGCGCGCCACCTTTCCCGCAGGAACGGTCAGCGGCGCACCGAAGCTGCGTGCCATGGAGATCATTCACGAGGAGGAGCACGAGGATCGCGGATTCTACGCGGGTACGGTCGGCTACATGGACTTTCGCGGCAACATGGATATGTGCATCACCCTGCATACCATGTGCATTGAGAATGACGACACGGCAATCATCCATGCGGGCGCGGGCATCGTCAAGGACTCCGTACCTGAGAAAGAATACATCGAGATCCTGCAAAAGGCAAAGGCGCTCTTCGAGGTCGTAGAGGAGGTGGAGAACAATGCTGCTTTTGCTTGA
- a CDS encoding anthranilate synthase component II yields MLLLLDNYDSFTYNVYQLLTNLGAEVEVIRNDVTTVDEIRAKKYKGIVISPGPGLPKDAGITEDVIRELGGEVPILGICLGHQAIGEVFGGRIVRAPEIVHGKASPIRHLGTGIYQGIHAGTRVARYHSLIIERESLPDVLEITCDLGDGTIMGVRHKTLPIEGIQFHPESILTHDGPALMENYLIGIGVLCAKKDTTISF; encoded by the coding sequence ATGCTGCTTTTGCTTGACAACTACGACTCGTTCACCTACAACGTGTATCAGCTGCTCACAAACCTCGGCGCAGAGGTCGAGGTCATCCGCAACGACGTGACAACCGTCGACGAGATTCGTGCAAAAAAGTACAAGGGCATTGTCATCTCCCCCGGCCCCGGACTGCCGAAGGATGCCGGCATTACGGAGGATGTCATACGCGAGCTGGGCGGTGAAGTCCCGATTCTCGGCATCTGCCTCGGACATCAGGCAATCGGCGAGGTGTTCGGCGGGAGGATCGTCCGCGCCCCCGAGATCGTCCACGGCAAGGCATCCCCCATCCGTCACCTCGGTACGGGCATCTATCAGGGCATCCACGCGGGTACACGGGTTGCACGCTACCACTCCCTCATCATCGAGCGCGAGAGTCTGCCCGACGTGCTTGAGATCACGTGCGACCTCGGCGACGGCACAATCATGGGCGTCCGTCACAAGACCCTCCCCATCGAGGGCATCCAGTTCCATCCCGAGTCCATCCTGACCCATGACGGTCCTGCGCTGATGGAAAACTATCTGATAGGCATTGGTGTACTATGTGCGAAAAAAGATACGACAATATCCTTCTGA
- a CDS encoding HAD-IIB family hydrolase — MCEKRYDNILLISDLDGTLIPRYEMISEENICALNAFTAAGGAFAAATGRTPESALPYLDGIAVNTPSIFFNGAMLKDLSKNQVLETRTLDGDIWRTFAARVLYQFPRACVEVYTEKHCHILTPEENDDPRLMDEFYNVNRTKLRAVEHEQWLKFFICDAPINLSFVERLAEELGIDKCSNSFYSEANYLEFVPPGTSKGAMAEVLKAMPAYAGRRIIACGDYENDVELLRMADIGIAPEDASEDAKAAADRIAPPCREPIVPWILREIL; from the coding sequence ATGTGCGAAAAAAGATACGACAATATCCTTCTGATCAGCGATCTGGACGGTACGCTGATCCCACGCTATGAAATGATTTCCGAGGAAAATATCTGCGCCCTCAATGCGTTTACGGCGGCAGGCGGCGCCTTTGCCGCCGCGACGGGGCGCACACCGGAGTCCGCGCTTCCCTACCTCGACGGGATCGCAGTCAACACACCGAGCATTTTCTTCAACGGTGCAATGCTCAAGGATCTGTCGAAGAATCAGGTGCTTGAGACACGCACGCTGGACGGCGACATCTGGCGCACGTTTGCCGCGCGTGTCCTCTATCAGTTCCCGCGTGCCTGTGTCGAGGTCTATACGGAAAAGCACTGCCATATCCTCACCCCTGAGGAGAACGATGACCCGCGCCTCATGGACGAGTTCTACAACGTCAACCGCACGAAACTCCGCGCGGTCGAGCATGAGCAATGGCTGAAGTTCTTCATCTGCGACGCACCGATCAACCTCTCCTTCGTCGAGCGTCTGGCAGAGGAGCTCGGCATTGACAAATGCTCAAACTCGTTCTACTCCGAGGCAAACTACCTCGAATTCGTCCCGCCCGGCACAAGCAAGGGCGCAATGGCAGAGGTACTGAAGGCGATGCCCGCCTATGCGGGGCGGCGCATCATCGCCTGCGGCGACTATGAGAACGATGTCGAACTCCTTCGTATGGCGGACATCGGCATCGCTCCCGAGGATGCCTCGGAGGATGCAAAGGCGGCGGCAGACCGCATTGCCCCGCCGTGCAGAGAGCCGATCGTGCCGTGGATCTTGAGGGAAATATTATAA
- a CDS encoding S-layer homology domain-containing protein, translating to MKKTMVAALAAALTVGAASTTFAAANPFSDVPRDHWAYDAVTQLAADGVVEGYGDGTYRGDRNITRFEMAQMVAKAMAKENVPVSDKALIDRLAAEFADELNNLGVRVSNLEKHADMVKFTGFLRYDYFSHRHENEAKDNMDRVRFRLFPSAEVNDHWKVNARLDTQYYMDKDDSSSMTLARAYADGNYGKLNVKLGKMDLYSGADDGLVLDTGISGAKVTFGNVVKASVTAGRVKDFGDGDTSKGYAKWDDAKNFDLAANYQGIELTATMGKLTGGVGYHHLNSTYFRDAKKAPRYSKTSTDNANIWAVGASYKFDKNVALKAAYAQNTEADYYHKSAAVQLDYKGAKKSDMGSWGAYVAYRHLNKYAALAPTYAILERDQKGWAVGASYMLFKNVTTKAEYFRGKDITADKKASTLFGRVEFAF from the coding sequence ATGAAAAAGACAATGGTCGCTGCTCTTGCGGCAGCACTCACGGTCGGCGCTGCGTCCACGACGTTCGCCGCTGCAAACCCGTTCTCGGATGTACCCCGTGACCACTGGGCATACGATGCCGTGACGCAGCTTGCTGCGGACGGTGTTGTCGAGGGCTACGGCGACGGCACGTATCGCGGCGACCGCAACATCACGCGCTTTGAGATGGCGCAGATGGTCGCAAAGGCGATGGCAAAGGAGAATGTCCCCGTATCGGATAAGGCTCTCATCGACCGTCTCGCTGCTGAGTTTGCGGATGAGCTCAACAATCTCGGTGTGCGCGTTTCGAACCTCGAAAAACATGCGGACATGGTGAAGTTTACGGGCTTCCTTCGCTATGACTATTTCAGCCATCGCCACGAGAACGAGGCAAAGGATAATATGGATCGCGTCCGCTTCCGTCTCTTCCCGTCGGCAGAGGTCAATGATCACTGGAAGGTCAATGCACGTCTCGATACGCAGTACTACATGGACAAGGACGACAGCAGCTCGATGACGCTTGCGCGTGCCTATGCTGATGGCAACTACGGCAAGCTGAATGTCAAGCTTGGCAAGATGGATCTCTACTCCGGCGCGGATGACGGGCTGGTTCTTGATACCGGTATCTCGGGTGCAAAGGTTACGTTCGGCAATGTTGTCAAGGCATCGGTTACGGCTGGTCGTGTCAAGGATTTCGGCGATGGTGATACGTCGAAGGGCTATGCTAAATGGGATGATGCGAAGAACTTTGATCTTGCAGCAAACTATCAGGGGATCGAGCTTACTGCTACGATGGGCAAACTCACGGGCGGTGTCGGATACCATCATCTGAACAGCACCTATTTCCGTGATGCTAAAAAGGCTCCCCGCTACAGCAAGACGAGCACGGATAATGCAAACATCTGGGCGGTTGGTGCTAGCTATAAGTTTGACAAGAATGTTGCACTGAAGGCTGCATACGCACAGAACACGGAGGCTGACTACTACCACAAGTCTGCAGCTGTCCAGCTCGACTACAAGGGCGCAAAGAAGTCTGATATGGGTTCGTGGGGGGCATATGTTGCCTATCGTCACCTCAACAAGTATGCAGCACTTGCACCGACCTACGCGATTCTTGAGCGTGATCAGAAGGGCTGGGCTGTCGGCGCATCCTATATGCTCTTCAAGAACGTGACGACGAAGGCGGAGTACTTCCGTGGCAAGGATATCACGGCCGACAAGAAGGCAAGCACGCTCTTCGGTCGCGTTGAGTTCGCGTTCTAA
- a CDS encoding polysaccharide deacetylase family protein — MNWKQMIGGRQFWYLIAVLLILFGALLILGESKEESLPAPMPPPEDDVKVLVLNYHMVNPMLISLAIDPTDFDWQMKYLVDHGYHTISTDELYDFMEGKGTLPDRPVLITFDDGYVDNYTNAYPILKKYNLKATIFIVTGFVSSRKGYLTWDQLREMEQHGIMAQSHTVTHAPLPELPDERIREELVESKRTAEAELGHPIDFIAYPTGVHDLHIVSIAKAAGYRGGFTVKYGNVDRSSNVYALERVPVFRTSATNADFVDRLRYTSNITQYGWTRN; from the coding sequence ATGAATTGGAAGCAGATGATCGGCGGGCGGCAGTTCTGGTATCTGATCGCCGTTTTGCTCATCCTTTTTGGAGCACTGCTGATTCTGGGGGAATCGAAAGAGGAATCATTGCCCGCACCCATGCCGCCGCCGGAGGATGATGTGAAGGTACTCGTGCTCAACTATCATATGGTGAACCCCATGCTCATCTCTCTGGCGATTGATCCGACGGATTTTGACTGGCAGATGAAATATCTCGTCGATCACGGCTATCATACGATCAGTACGGATGAACTCTATGACTTTATGGAGGGAAAGGGGACACTGCCCGACCGTCCGGTACTTATCACATTTGACGACGGCTATGTCGACAACTATACAAATGCCTACCCGATCCTCAAAAAATACAATCTCAAGGCGACGATCTTCATTGTGACGGGGTTTGTCAGCAGTCGAAAGGGGTATCTCACATGGGATCAGCTGCGTGAGATGGAGCAGCACGGCATCATGGCGCAGTCCCATACCGTGACCCATGCGCCGCTGCCGGAGCTGCCCGATGAGCGCATCCGTGAGGAACTTGTCGAATCAAAGAGGACAGCGGAGGCAGAGCTCGGGCATCCGATCGACTTCATCGCCTATCCGACGGGCGTGCACGATCTGCATATCGTCAGTATTGCAAAGGCGGCGGGGTACAGGGGTGGCTTTACGGTCAAGTATGGCAATGTTGACCGCAGCAGCAACGTCTACGCGCTCGAACGCGTACCCGTATTCCGTACGTCGGCGACGAATGCGGACTTTGTTGACCGCCTGCGCTACACTTCGAATATCACACAGTATGGATGGACGCGAAACTGA
- a CDS encoding carbon starvation CstA family protein translates to MVTFLGALATLIIGYIVYGAIVDRAFGRTGETAPSIRLEDGVDYIPLPTWKVFLIQLLNIAGLGPIFGALAGALWGPSVYLWIVFGTIFAGGVHDYLSGMISFREDGKSLSEIVGKNLGHIMLQIMRVFAIVLLVLVGVVFMTGPAMLLAKLTGQEVLMWLGVIFIYYTMATLLPIDKIIARFYPLFGICLIVMALGIMGGMLFGVGGHVMPEMTLQNLHPKQLPIWPLLFITVACGAVSGFHATQSPIMSRCLKDERMGRPVFYGAMVAEGIIALCWAAAGATFYDGTAGLGAALKEAGPGGVVYEICNGFMGVVGIGGVSLGAILAMLGVIACPITSGDTAFRSARLTLADWLDIPQKEAPKRLLIAVPMLGIGLVLSQMDFSIIWRYFSWANQTLAMITLWMGTAYLYLHRPGSYAYVVALLPAIFMSAVTTTYLLQAPEGFGLPTDITYPAGIAFAVLFTGLFVRSFILRRRTI, encoded by the coding sequence ATGGTTACATTTCTTGGTGCGCTCGCCACACTCATCATAGGCTACATCGTCTATGGTGCAATCGTGGATCGGGCATTTGGCCGCACGGGAGAGACGGCTCCCTCGATACGGCTTGAGGATGGAGTAGACTACATCCCGCTGCCGACGTGGAAGGTGTTCCTCATCCAGCTGCTGAACATCGCAGGGCTTGGTCCGATCTTCGGCGCACTTGCGGGCGCACTCTGGGGACCGAGCGTTTATCTCTGGATCGTATTCGGTACGATCTTTGCGGGCGGTGTGCACGACTACCTCTCCGGCATGATCTCGTTCCGTGAGGACGGCAAGAGTCTCTCGGAGATCGTGGGCAAGAACCTCGGGCATATCATGCTCCAGATCATGCGTGTATTCGCGATCGTCCTGCTCGTTCTCGTCGGTGTCGTCTTTATGACGGGGCCTGCGATGCTGCTCGCAAAACTCACAGGTCAGGAAGTGCTCATGTGGCTTGGTGTGATCTTCATCTACTACACGATGGCGACCCTCCTGCCGATCGACAAGATCATCGCGCGTTTCTATCCACTCTTCGGCATCTGCTTGATCGTCATGGCACTCGGCATCATGGGCGGTATGCTCTTCGGTGTCGGCGGTCACGTCATGCCGGAGATGACGCTCCAGAATCTGCATCCAAAACAGCTGCCGATTTGGCCACTCCTCTTTATCACGGTTGCGTGTGGTGCGGTTTCGGGCTTTCATGCAACCCAGTCGCCGATCATGTCGCGCTGCCTCAAGGATGAGCGCATGGGACGCCCCGTGTTTTACGGCGCGATGGTCGCCGAGGGCATCATTGCACTCTGCTGGGCTGCTGCAGGTGCGACATTCTACGACGGGACGGCAGGGCTCGGCGCAGCACTCAAGGAAGCAGGTCCCGGCGGTGTCGTTTATGAGATCTGCAACGGTTTCATGGGGGTTGTCGGCATCGGCGGCGTGAGCCTCGGTGCGATTCTCGCGATGCTCGGTGTGATTGCCTGTCCGATCACCTCGGGGGATACGGCGTTCCGCTCCGCACGTCTGACGCTCGCAGACTGGCTCGACATTCCCCAGAAAGAAGCTCCGAAGCGTCTTCTCATCGCGGTTCCGATGCTCGGCATCGGTCTTGTCCTCTCACAGATGGACTTTTCAATCATCTGGCGTTACTTCTCGTGGGCGAACCAGACCCTTGCGATGATTACCCTCTGGATGGGGACGGCATATCTGTATCTGCATCGTCCGGGGTCGTACGCCTACGTTGTGGCACTTCTGCCCGCGATCTTTATGTCGGCAGTTACGACGACCTACCTCCTGCAGGCTCCTGAGGGCTTTGGCCTTCCGACGGACATCACCTATCCGGCGGGCATCGCATTCGCTGTGCTCTTCACCGGGCTCTTTGTCCGTTCCTTCATCCTGCGCAGGAGAACCATCTGA